A DNA window from Pseudomonas resinovorans NBRC 106553 contains the following coding sequences:
- a CDS encoding ArsC family reductase, translated as MSITLYGIKACDTMKKARTWLEEQGIAYSFHDYKASAIDRANLEKWCAEHGWEVVLNRAGTTFRKLDDAQKADLDQDKAVALMLAQPSMIKRPVLDLGERTLVGFKPDLYAAAFK; from the coding sequence ATGAGCATCACCCTCTACGGCATCAAGGCCTGCGACACCATGAAGAAGGCCCGCACCTGGCTCGAAGAGCAGGGCATCGCCTACAGCTTCCATGACTACAAGGCCTCGGCCATCGATCGCGCCAACCTGGAAAAGTGGTGCGCCGAGCACGGCTGGGAAGTCGTCCTGAACCGCGCCGGCACCACCTTCCGCAAGCTGGATGACGCGCAGAAGGCCGACCTGGACCAGGACAAGGCCGTCGCCCTGATGCTGGCCCAGCCTTCCATGATCAAGCGACCGGTGCTGGACCTGGGTGAGCGCACCCTGGTCGGATTCAAGCCGGACCTCTACGCCGCGGCCTTCAAGTAA